In one Mycobacterium heckeshornense genomic region, the following are encoded:
- a CDS encoding IS110 family transposase, whose product MTPSSSSSATRNNSFWCGIDWGGRFHHLCVLDGTGQQLLSRKVAHTVDGLAVLVGLIASFTGAVRIAIERAEGLLVEYLQHHCDAEIYCVSPKISARARERYRMAAAKSDEFDAYVLADTLRHQYAQWRPLAVPSPLLAELTAVSRDRQRILDMQVDTENRLRSILDAYHPCPLHLFSALDRDITLSFIRSYPTPVQAGRITAARMGAFTSRHGYSGRHKPETLVARMQPHLLSASDGTVAGKALAAKAFTEQLALLNTHLRAHDKRLGELLEAHPDTPIFTSFPGIGPVTAAVLISEMGEERSRFPSAPSLLAETGLAPVTKVSGRTRQVRFRYAANRRMRHAIDWWMFVAVREDLWSADIYQHARAAGQPHHRALRGLGARWCRILWRCWHDHNPYDPAIHHRATAA is encoded by the coding sequence ATGACGCCCTCATCGTCATCTTCAGCGACGCGCAACAACAGCTTCTGGTGTGGGATCGACTGGGGCGGGCGCTTCCATCACCTGTGTGTGCTGGATGGCACCGGCCAGCAGCTGCTCAGTCGCAAGGTCGCTCACACCGTCGATGGTCTGGCCGTCCTGGTCGGGTTGATTGCTTCGTTCACCGGTGCGGTCCGGATCGCGATCGAGCGGGCCGAAGGGCTACTGGTCGAATATCTCCAGCACCACTGCGATGCCGAAATTTATTGCGTGTCACCGAAAATCTCGGCGCGAGCACGCGAACGCTATCGGATGGCGGCCGCCAAGTCCGACGAATTCGATGCCTATGTGTTGGCCGATACGTTGCGTCACCAGTATGCCCAGTGGCGGCCGTTGGCCGTTCCGTCGCCGCTTCTAGCGGAGCTGACCGCAGTGAGCCGCGATCGTCAACGCATCCTGGATATGCAGGTGGACACCGAGAATCGACTGCGGTCAATCTTGGATGCCTATCATCCGTGCCCGTTGCACCTGTTTTCTGCACTGGACCGGGACATCACCCTGTCCTTCATCCGCAGCTATCCCACTCCCGTGCAGGCGGGCCGGATCACCGCTGCGCGGATGGGCGCGTTCACGTCCCGGCACGGCTACAGTGGCCGGCACAAACCCGAGACACTTGTCGCCCGGATGCAGCCGCATCTGCTATCGGCGAGCGACGGCACCGTTGCTGGCAAAGCGTTGGCGGCCAAAGCATTCACCGAACAACTGGCTCTACTCAACACCCATTTGCGAGCCCATGACAAACGACTGGGCGAACTGCTCGAGGCGCACCCGGACACCCCGATCTTCACCAGTTTCCCCGGCATCGGACCGGTCACCGCCGCCGTGTTGATCTCCGAAATGGGTGAGGAGCGCAGTCGTTTTCCTTCGGCGCCGTCATTGTTGGCAGAGACCGGCTTGGCTCCGGTCACCAAGGTGTCCGGGCGCACACGTCAGGTTCGCTTCCGCTACGCCGCCAACCGGCGGATGCGGCACGCCATCGACTGGTGGATGTTCGTCGCCGTCCGTGAAGACCTCTGGTCGGCCGACATCTACCAACACGCCCGCGCCGCCGGCCAACCACACCATCGTGCCCTGCGTGGCCTGGGCGCCCGCTGGTGTCGCATCTTGTGGCGCTGCTGGCACGACCACAACCCCTACGACCCGGCCATCCACCACCGCGCCACCGCCGCCTAA
- a CDS encoding ExeA family protein — protein sequence MPFGRDLAPAMLHRHSGHGEAVARITWCVDQRAIGVITGEVGAGKTVAVRAATANLDPSRHVFIYLANPTIGVRGMLTHIVAALGHTPAYHKSALAPQAAEALATEHAERGRNPVLVVDEAHLLDNHQLEAIRLLTNHEMDSGSPFAVVLIGQPSLRHRLRLGVLAALDQRIAVRYTIAGMNGADTADYIRHHCKIAGRSDTLFSEDAIGLIHNASRGHPRAVNNLALHALTAAFAADHAIVDEKAARIAISETAAD from the coding sequence ATGCCGTTCGGACGTGACCTGGCGCCAGCCATGCTGCACCGCCATAGCGGCCACGGTGAGGCGGTCGCCCGCATCACCTGGTGTGTGGACCAGCGTGCGATCGGAGTGATCACCGGCGAGGTCGGCGCGGGCAAGACCGTGGCCGTGCGGGCGGCCACCGCCAACCTGGATCCGTCTCGGCACGTGTTCATCTACCTGGCCAACCCCACCATCGGGGTGCGCGGCATGCTCACCCACATCGTGGCCGCGCTCGGGCACACCCCCGCCTATCACAAATCAGCCCTGGCCCCCCAAGCCGCCGAGGCGCTGGCCACCGAACACGCCGAACGGGGCCGCAATCCCGTGCTGGTCGTCGATGAGGCCCACCTACTCGATAACCACCAGCTCGAAGCGATCCGGCTCTTGACCAACCACGAGATGGACAGTGGATCCCCGTTCGCCGTCGTGCTCATCGGCCAACCCAGCCTGCGCCACCGGCTCCGGCTCGGGGTGCTCGCCGCGTTAGATCAGCGCATCGCAGTCCGCTACACCATCGCCGGGATGAACGGCGCCGACACCGCCGACTACATCCGCCATCACTGCAAAATCGCCGGACGCTCCGACACCCTCTTCTCCGAGGACGCCATCGGGCTGATCCACAACGCCTCCCGCGGTCACCCCCGCGCGGTCAACAACCTGGCCCTGCACGCGCTGACCGCCGCGTTCGCCGCCGATCACGCCATCGTCGACGAAAAGGCCGCTCGCATCGCGATCAGCGAAACCGCCGCGGACTGA
- a CDS encoding DUF6262 family protein, which yields MTDEPAVRVERACQALLTTGEPITFDAVAAHTGIGRATLYRRPELRAIVEQHRQHGREALTLTGLQVQIDQLRPALEAVASKTRRHEEQLRKLHRSNRAK from the coding sequence GTGACCGACGAACCCGCCGTTCGCGTTGAACGCGCCTGTCAGGCACTGCTGACTACCGGCGAGCCCATCACCTTCGACGCCGTGGCCGCCCACACCGGCATCGGCCGCGCCACCCTCTACCGGCGACCCGAACTGCGCGCCATCGTCGAACAACATCGCCAACACGGCCGCGAGGCACTCACTCTCACAGGACTACAAGTCCAAATCGACCAGCTCCGCCCCGCCCTAGAAGCCGTCGCTTCCAAGACACGCCGCCACGAAGAGCAACTCCGAAAACTCCACCGCTCCAACCGAGCCAAATAG
- a CDS encoding tyrosine-type recombinase/integrase, producing the protein MPCLVRHHRGAELAAITLGHPLLDDYLAFVAARARTNTWLAVASDLKIFFGVVAKEPTQVSAADVFAFLAFQRTARLGERVVRLEDGEPGLAARTIARRLSSVRGLYAYLAARGDTGVSRNPVPTSLAARRPGARRGKGGMALIRTPRTLPRVLAPSEVDALRAALRTHRDRAMVEAMLLGGLRRCEVLGLRLDDVNAGERRVFVAEGKGGRQRMVPVSARFFASLGDYLDQERPRTSTDRVFVVLKGPRRGEPLSAAGLDEILDGARARAGLTQATCHQLRHTCFTRLREAGMALEAIQAQAGHASIDSTRIYLHLANDWLEREYLRAAEAIEAQVVASGEAAEA; encoded by the coding sequence ATGCCGTGCCTGGTCCGTCACCATCGTGGGGCGGAGTTGGCCGCGATCACCCTGGGGCATCCGCTGCTGGATGACTACCTGGCCTTCGTTGCGGCACGGGCCCGAACGAACACTTGGCTGGCGGTGGCCTCGGATTTGAAGATCTTCTTCGGTGTGGTTGCCAAGGAACCGACCCAGGTGAGCGCCGCAGATGTGTTCGCGTTCTTGGCGTTTCAACGCACTGCCCGTTTGGGTGAGCGGGTGGTGCGGTTGGAGGACGGCGAGCCGGGCCTGGCGGCGCGCACGATCGCCCGCCGGTTGTCCAGTGTGCGTGGCCTGTATGCCTACCTCGCGGCCCGCGGTGACACCGGCGTAAGCCGCAACCCGGTGCCGACCAGCCTGGCCGCCCGCCGCCCCGGTGCTCGGCGCGGGAAGGGCGGGATGGCGTTGATCCGCACCCCGCGTACGCTGCCCCGGGTGCTGGCGCCAAGCGAGGTCGACGCGCTGCGGGCGGCGCTGCGCACCCACCGCGACCGGGCCATGGTCGAGGCGATGCTGCTGGGTGGACTGCGACGCTGCGAGGTGCTGGGCCTGCGCCTCGACGACGTCAACGCCGGCGAGCGGCGGGTGTTCGTGGCCGAAGGCAAGGGCGGTCGGCAGCGGATGGTGCCGGTATCGGCGCGGTTCTTCGCATCGCTGGGGGACTATCTGGATCAGGAGCGGCCGCGGACGTCGACCGATCGGGTGTTCGTGGTGTTGAAGGGGCCCCGGCGTGGCGAGCCGTTGTCGGCCGCCGGTCTGGACGAGATCCTCGACGGTGCGCGCGCTCGCGCCGGGCTGACCCAGGCGACGTGCCATCAGCTGCGGCACACCTGTTTCACCCGGCTGCGGGAGGCGGGGATGGCACTGGAGGCGATCCAAGCCCAGGCCGGCCACGCCTCGATCGACTCCACCCGCATCTACCTGCACCTGGCCAACGACTGGTTGGAACGGGAGTACCTGCGGGCCGCCGAAGCGATCGAGGCGCAGGTCGTCGCGTCCGGTGAGGCGGCCGAGGCATGA
- a CDS encoding tyrosine-type recombinase/integrase, giving the protein MNRSPAHRPDIEELVEAYRADLVAAGMFAGHPVTSVARAFFTRVGVAGWSALPLATQCALPLRDRRVVGWLIVTGRLRPSPDYLVACRPYLGEVAAHHHRGFHQRFVATSTELGFDPIVTRLQWSALAKVAALAGLTPEQLTQPVIDEQRKALSAAITRHRPGSHGAKALSAALFGAQTTLFHLGVLDSAPRKTSPNRSAERAAQWAAVPPRLAATLTGYIAQTRLSLRASTMVRVEGVLREFAGWLAANAPEVVCVADLRRAHIEAYKLHLATRPSARGGRLSKISLAEHLGTLRTCFDRLTEWDGDDIPARVLVFAGDLPIRDEPLPRFLDDAAFTKLLQAARAADDPFVRLCVEFLARTGLRKGEFLDLTVDSVVQIGAAYWLHVPLGKLRNDRYIPLHPQLKDLLDEWLAARPVSLRSRYLFVEYGQRIGEGRVDRAVAETAKVAGIGRVSPHRLRHTLATQAINRGMSLEALAALLGHRSMRMTLVYARIADRTVADEYFTVSEKVEALYDQPRALPADAEGAEMRKLRAEMHRRMLGNGYCARPVGLDCHFESICESCTFFQTTIAFRPTLQAQRDDAAEKGQLGRQKVFDGLLARLDQTAS; this is encoded by the coding sequence ATGAACCGCTCACCAGCACATCGCCCCGACATCGAAGAGCTCGTCGAGGCGTATCGGGCCGACCTGGTTGCGGCCGGGATGTTCGCCGGACATCCGGTGACCTCGGTGGCCCGCGCGTTCTTCACCCGCGTGGGTGTGGCGGGCTGGTCTGCGTTGCCGCTGGCAACCCAGTGCGCTTTGCCGCTGAGGGATCGACGGGTGGTTGGTTGGCTGATCGTGACGGGACGGCTGCGGCCCAGCCCGGACTATCTCGTGGCGTGCCGGCCCTACCTCGGCGAAGTCGCCGCCCATCATCACCGCGGGTTCCACCAACGGTTCGTCGCGACCTCCACCGAGCTCGGGTTTGATCCCATCGTGACCCGCCTGCAGTGGTCGGCGCTGGCCAAGGTGGCCGCGCTGGCCGGGCTGACTCCCGAGCAGCTGACCCAGCCGGTGATCGATGAGCAGCGAAAAGCGTTGAGTGCCGCGATAACTCGTCACCGACCCGGCAGCCACGGCGCCAAAGCACTGAGCGCGGCGCTGTTCGGTGCGCAGACCACCCTGTTCCACCTCGGCGTCCTCGACAGCGCGCCCCGCAAGACCAGCCCAAACCGCTCGGCTGAGCGGGCCGCCCAGTGGGCGGCGGTTCCGCCGCGGCTGGCGGCCACCCTGACCGGTTACATCGCCCAGACGCGGCTGTCGCTGCGGGCCTCGACGATGGTGCGTGTCGAGGGCGTGCTGCGGGAGTTCGCCGGCTGGCTGGCCGCGAACGCCCCCGAGGTGGTCTGTGTTGCTGACCTGCGTCGGGCACACATCGAGGCCTACAAGCTGCACCTGGCCACCCGTCCTTCGGCGCGCGGCGGCCGGTTGTCCAAGATCAGTCTCGCCGAACATCTCGGCACCCTGCGCACCTGCTTCGACCGGCTCACCGAATGGGACGGCGACGATATTCCCGCCCGCGTGCTCGTGTTCGCCGGCGACCTGCCGATCCGCGACGAGCCGCTGCCCCGCTTCCTCGACGACGCCGCGTTCACCAAGCTGCTGCAGGCCGCGCGCGCCGCCGACGACCCGTTTGTCCGGCTGTGCGTGGAGTTCCTGGCCCGCACCGGCCTGCGTAAGGGCGAATTCCTCGATCTCACAGTCGATTCCGTGGTGCAGATCGGGGCCGCGTACTGGTTGCACGTGCCGCTCGGGAAACTGCGCAACGACCGGTACATTCCGTTGCATCCCCAACTCAAGGATCTCCTCGACGAATGGCTCGCCGCCCGACCCGTCAGCCTGCGCAGCCGCTACCTGTTCGTTGAGTACGGCCAACGCATCGGGGAGGGCCGCGTCGATCGGGCCGTCGCTGAAACCGCGAAAGTGGCTGGCATCGGCCGTGTTTCGCCCCATCGTCTCAGACATACCTTGGCAACCCAGGCGATCAACCGCGGTATGTCGCTGGAAGCGCTGGCCGCGCTGTTGGGTCACCGATCTATGCGGATGACGCTCGTTTACGCTCGAATCGCCGATCGCACCGTCGCCGACGAATACTTCACCGTCAGCGAAAAGGTCGAGGCCCTCTACGATCAGCCGCGCGCACTTCCCGCCGACGCCGAAGGCGCCGAAATGCGAAAGCTCCGCGCCGAGATGCACCGTCGGATGCTCGGTAACGGCTACTGCGCCCGACCCGTCGGCCTGGACTGCCACTTCGAATCCATCTGCGAATCCTGCACCTTCTTTCAGACCACCATCGCCTTCCGGCCCACTCTGCAGGCACAACGCGACGACGCTGCCGAAAAAGGACAGCTCGGCCGCCAGAAAGTGTTCGACGGACTGCTCGCCCGACTCGATCAAACCGCCTCCTGA
- a CDS encoding tyrosine-type recombinase/integrase, producing the protein MGSLRTDRDRAIAGLMLFCGLRSAEVLGLRVRDIDIGGWVRVIGKGDKERRVPLDPDVAALIQTYLFAERPESDCDTLFLVAKGPNRGEPLTPAGLRTIFRYHRAKAGVPAGHPHALRHSFGTALAEAGVDLSVLQALMGHDHVDSSAAYIHLSPTHVRAAYDAARDRQRAH; encoded by the coding sequence GTGGGCAGCCTGCGCACCGACCGGGATCGCGCGATCGCGGGGTTGATGCTGTTCTGCGGGTTGCGCTCGGCCGAGGTGCTGGGTCTTCGGGTCCGCGATATCGACATCGGCGGCTGGGTACGGGTCATCGGCAAGGGCGACAAGGAGCGCCGAGTTCCGTTGGATCCAGACGTGGCCGCGCTGATCCAGACCTACCTGTTCGCCGAGCGGCCCGAATCAGATTGCGACACATTGTTTCTGGTCGCAAAGGGCCCCAACCGGGGCGAGCCGCTGACCCCGGCTGGATTGCGCACGATCTTTCGCTACCACCGGGCGAAGGCCGGGGTGCCTGCCGGGCATCCGCATGCGCTGCGGCACTCGTTTGGCACCGCGCTGGCCGAGGCGGGAGTTGACCTATCGGTACTACAGGCGCTGATGGGCCACGACCACGTCGACTCCTCGGCCGCCTACATTCACCTGTCCCCGACGCATGTGCGTGCCGCCTACGATGCCGCCCGTGATCGCCAGCGCGCCCACTGA
- a CDS encoding site-specific integrase: MDLVNDYLSYLADRAYSPRTVRAYAFDLLAFARWLAAERLGVNEVTTEVLLRFLAFCRSALPPVRPGGNVYSIRDGRNVGYAPTTINRRLAAISGLYSYRQMRDGSADNPVPRGVRHAAQPGRLAVCWLTCESQSSARGYGCGSLGGCRAAWTARRRRRWWAACAPTGIARSRG, translated from the coding sequence ATGGATCTGGTCAACGACTACCTGAGCTATCTGGCCGATCGCGCTTACTCGCCGCGCACGGTGCGCGCCTACGCGTTCGACCTGCTGGCGTTCGCGCGGTGGCTGGCCGCCGAGCGCCTTGGGGTCAACGAGGTCACCACGGAGGTGTTGCTGCGGTTCTTGGCGTTCTGCCGGTCGGCGTTGCCGCCGGTCCGGCCGGGCGGCAACGTGTACTCGATCCGCGATGGCCGCAACGTCGGCTACGCGCCGACGACGATCAACCGGCGGCTCGCCGCGATCTCGGGGTTGTATTCCTATCGGCAGATGCGGGATGGATCGGCGGACAACCCGGTACCGCGCGGGGTCCGGCACGCCGCGCAGCCGGGGAGGCTAGCGGTCTGCTGGCTCACCTGCGAAAGCCAAAGCAGCGCTCGCGGTTACGGGTGCGGGAGCCTCGGCGGTTGCCGCGCGGCCTGGACCGCAAGGAGACGACGGCGCTGGTGGGCAGCCTGCGCACCGACCGGGATCGCGCGATCGCGGGGTTGA
- a CDS encoding integrase has product MLTRLGTRLADNHPVHPQALLESVATDVPLARALEDFLTARQLALPTDREERRAATRRQSRIDAVPPPLRQAVAGFAEHLVASRDRARRTGTHPRGHPTLEARLGAVRDFAQFLSMARGKTDWATIEVGDIEAFLHAHPSRRAFYLTGLRQFCRYGLRRRLMLINPTKGLTAPQTMAFRGPTLPVDRQRELFQRWSTDPEVHPHEAFVGLAALLHGATTQELQHLTDADIDNNRRRIRLGRRPQPTPLDPWTWTALHRCLDHRKVLGGNNSHLLSPCRPKPPGRRPPTATSRTPCARSASSPGSCARHGW; this is encoded by the coding sequence ATGCTGACCCGGCTCGGCACACGATTGGCCGACAACCACCCGGTGCATCCGCAGGCCCTGCTGGAATCCGTGGCCACTGACGTTCCGCTCGCGCGGGCCCTGGAGGACTTCCTCACCGCCCGTCAACTGGCGTTACCGACCGATCGCGAGGAACGCCGCGCCGCCACCCGCCGCCAATCCCGTATCGACGCGGTGCCCCCACCCCTGCGCCAGGCGGTGGCCGGGTTTGCCGAGCACCTGGTCGCCAGCCGCGATCGTGCCCGCCGCACCGGCACCCACCCGCGCGGGCATCCCACGCTCGAGGCCCGGCTTGGGGCCGTGCGTGACTTCGCTCAGTTCTTGTCCATGGCGCGCGGCAAAACTGACTGGGCCACCATTGAGGTCGGCGACATCGAAGCCTTCCTGCACGCTCATCCCAGCCGGCGTGCCTTCTACCTGACCGGGCTGCGCCAGTTCTGCCGCTACGGTCTGCGCCGCCGGCTAATGCTCATCAACCCCACGAAAGGCTTGACTGCGCCGCAGACCATGGCATTCCGCGGCCCGACGCTGCCTGTCGACCGGCAACGCGAACTGTTCCAGCGGTGGAGCACAGACCCCGAGGTGCACCCGCACGAGGCGTTCGTCGGGCTGGCCGCCCTGCTGCACGGCGCCACCACACAAGAACTGCAGCACCTCACCGATGCGGACATCGACAACAACCGCCGCCGGATCCGGCTGGGTCGCCGACCACAACCCACCCCATTGGACCCGTGGACCTGGACCGCACTGCATCGCTGCCTCGACCACCGGAAGGTGCTGGGCGGCAACAATTCCCACCTGTTGTCACCATGCAGACCAAAGCCACCCGGGCGCCGGCCTCCGACGGCTACATCAAGAACACCCTGCGCGCGGTCGGCATCCAGCCCCGGATCCTGCGCTCGACACGGCTGGTAG
- a CDS encoding helix-turn-helix domain-containing protein: MQIRWKLRMAAAQREVWTGAQLQRLLAEKAGLELSSASVSALFTKQPSQIKLSTLIALCTALECSPNDLFDIDTTPVTQQISPKPAKVAVNDAPASRRGRSMPPI, translated from the coding sequence ATGCAGATCAGGTGGAAACTTCGGATGGCCGCCGCCCAGCGGGAGGTGTGGACCGGCGCCCAACTGCAACGGCTGCTGGCGGAGAAGGCTGGATTGGAGCTGTCTTCGGCGTCGGTGTCGGCGTTGTTCACCAAACAGCCCAGTCAGATCAAGCTGTCCACCTTGATCGCGTTGTGCACCGCACTGGAATGCTCGCCCAATGACCTGTTTGACATCGATACCACCCCTGTCACACAACAGATTTCACCGAAGCCGGCCAAGGTCGCGGTCAACGACGCGCCAGCGTCGCGGCGGGGCCGGTCGATGCCGCCGATCTAG
- a CDS encoding tyrosine-type recombinase/integrase: MGDGRLRVITGEVAAVVETRDPQRFQAECVEAFVASWTARGFAESTITNDVGVLERMLVALGRPAWEVTAEDVDRVVGELASSGRAVSTRRNYLQVFKGFHRFLEVRKAAEIEAAFGVRLACPLDEFNAARHVSDDSPSTEAPPTAERVGAFFEFLKGRIATARKYAPAARDYALFRTLYHAGLRSEEVVMLDCSDVHFGRGTFGKLHVRFGKGAKGSGPRPRWVPMLDGLDLVLRWYLDDVRGRFPDSPVLLCDESGGPMAAATIRNRLRHLMRVEGRPEGEWFSPHGMRRACATHNYERGVDLVAIQQLLGHWTVASTMRYVRPSETFIEDAYQRAISATLSELTGQE; encoded by the coding sequence GTGGGAGACGGGCGGCTGCGGGTGATCACCGGCGAGGTCGCGGCGGTCGTGGAGACGCGAGATCCGCAGCGGTTTCAGGCCGAATGCGTGGAGGCGTTCGTGGCGTCGTGGACCGCGCGCGGGTTCGCCGAATCGACGATCACCAACGACGTCGGTGTGTTGGAGCGGATGCTGGTGGCGCTGGGGCGCCCGGCGTGGGAGGTGACCGCTGAGGACGTCGACCGGGTGGTGGGCGAGCTCGCCAGTTCGGGTCGGGCGGTGTCGACGCGACGCAATTATCTGCAGGTGTTCAAGGGCTTTCACCGGTTCCTTGAGGTCCGCAAGGCCGCGGAGATCGAGGCGGCGTTCGGGGTCCGGCTGGCCTGTCCATTGGACGAGTTCAACGCCGCCCGCCATGTCAGCGACGACTCGCCGAGCACGGAGGCGCCGCCGACGGCGGAGCGGGTGGGCGCGTTCTTCGAGTTCCTGAAGGGTCGGATTGCGACTGCCCGCAAGTATGCGCCGGCCGCGCGGGATTATGCGCTGTTCCGCACGCTGTATCACGCCGGGCTGCGGTCGGAAGAAGTGGTGATGCTCGACTGCTCGGATGTGCATTTTGGGCGCGGCACGTTCGGCAAGCTGCATGTGCGGTTCGGTAAGGGCGCCAAGGGCTCCGGGCCGCGGCCGCGTTGGGTGCCGATGTTAGACGGGCTGGATCTGGTGTTGCGCTGGTATCTCGACGATGTGCGCGGCCGGTTCCCGGACAGTCCGGTGTTGCTGTGTGATGAGTCCGGCGGCCCAATGGCCGCGGCCACCATCCGCAACCGGTTGCGGCATTTGATGAGAGTGGAAGGCCGGCCTGAAGGTGAGTGGTTCAGCCCGCATGGGATGCGCCGTGCCTGTGCGACCCACAACTATGAGCGAGGCGTGGATCTCGTTGCCATTCAACAGCTTTTAGGACACTGGACGGTCGCGTCGACCATGCGGTATGTGCGCCCGTCGGAGACCTTCATCGAAGACGCCTATCAGCGTGCGATCTCGGCGACGCTGAGCGAACTGACCGGGCAGGAGTGA